TATCCAGTAAtgacccctcaccaatccgaatttcattGCAATGCTAAtcactccaacacatctcaattaattccaattgaccattttaaacctcatttaggtcaaagtacatcaatttactaatttctcaaatttcctccccaaaaccctaagggtcaagaaccctaattttctaaattcttcaattcatgcaattcacaCATATAGATCACCTATACAACTTCAACTCACCAAGAATccatgtttaatttaattaaagaccATCAAATCCTAACTACTTATGTGTTGGACGAATTTCACTCTAGGTCCCTAACATattgtttttgtttcattttcctcAATTCCTAAGTTAGTTCAAGTGTACAtgcatgaatataaagagaaatttAATGATTTTAACTAAACTCTTTGTGTAGCTTTTCTAGCTCTTTAATTCCTCAATTTTTTCTTGTCCTTcctccttcaatcttcttcttaagagtCAATTTGAAGCTTTCTATCATTTATATGTGGAATTTTGGGCATAAATTAGGATTTAGTGAAGCTTTGGAATGGGtgtgttaatggaggttgagagaaaatggtgagagagaagagagagatgtGGGAGACGGCaaatggaagaagaaaggaaaatttcatttattattttttttctttttgtcttATAAGGCTAAATTGTCCCCaaaatttccaataataaaaattagagttttattaCATTTTGCTTATGTCacttgaatgatgtcataaagtttattttaatttcttttcttttcctttttttttctacaacttcttcaatttaaatctatatttcgaaattttaattttttacattttattggacaattaggtcatgagtcatctttatgggtgaattgaccaatttgcccatcGCCTGTCTAATTCGGTTGGCCAATAATTCAGCATTTCTTTCgaaaccctgacctaattattgatctggttctcaacctttttctgtgattttcacatttcccctaactttgcaatttttcctaggactgTGGTGTCACAATGCTCCGTACGAgattagggttttgactgatctcgcagtcacttcccggtgcggtcactcatcgctgtgatccccggcttatttaactttttatactttattttccttatttatatttttccttcttatacttgttatttatttttatctatgactTTTCTAGATGTCACAGATATAGCTTCAGATGTCTCAACTGTCCGGGCAGACATCAGGCGCCGGACTAGTAGATTGTATAGGAGTGTCCAATGTGAGGGCGTTACATGTCCTGCTAACTAatttaataaaatcagttaacaaattaatatacaatttttctttttcatcaaatAAATCTACAGTTACTGTAAATTCAACATTTGCGGTTTTGTTGAGCTCAAAATTCTCCATTCATGAATTAGGTGATGACCAACAATCATAAGTTCACAATAAGGTGAACACAATGCCCATAATTAGCATTTGAAATGATTAAGAATTTAGATTTTATTTAAGTGCAAACTTATATATAATGTTTCTACTGTGATATTGAAttccaataaattttaattcaatgataTTGGAATTGTCTCCATAATTATGAGGTCTCGAGTTCAAGTTCTAATTGAAACTAATTgtactaaaaaaaatttaagtataTCATCATTTGCAGTTCATAAttttcttaagttgcactatataCGTGTGTGtgcaatattaaatattatatatcttATGTTTTGGATCTATAGTGACCGAATTTAGATAAGAATTTTCCTTAATTTGCACCATCCCCACCTTATGTGAGGCAGTTCTTCATGTTAGGTCTAATCTACCGCAGTTTGTGTGCAGAAATAAAGCATGAACCACTCCACCAAACTTGCACAAATCATTAAATATATATTACTCACCAAGTAATTTGTATGAGTTGTGATAATGAGATATCACCTTATTTGGGACCCATTTGTTGTTAAATCAGTCTACAGAAATATAGATATATCATGTGCAACTCACTTTCTAAGCTCCACCTTTGTGCGTAGATTGCCAAACAAAAACAAACATGCCTGCCTCTCTAACATCTCCTCATTTCTTCTTTATCACATGGTTTTGCTTCCCATGTTACCTTGCCTATGGAGGCCCCATTTAAGGAACTGCCTCTGGCTATATGCATATATAATCAACCCATTTCATTACCTCCTGCACAGCACAAAAATAGAACCCAGCGTTCTAAGGCTTGAAGCCCTTCTTCTTTATTCTACCATCTTAAAAGCTAGATTAACAAGATGATCAGTGCCAAAAAGCTTATCAAACTGGCAAGGAAATGGCAGAGGATGGTTTCTCTAAGGCGGAAAACAATAACATTGCCAAGAAACACAGAGATTGTGGATGCAGAAAATTGCAGCACATCATGCCCCGGCGAGAAAGGTCACTTTGTGGTGTACACAATTGATCAAAGACGCTTTGTGCTTCCCTTAGAATATCTTAAGAGTGATATTGTCAAAGAATTATTCGATCTCGCTGAAGAAGAGTTTGGATTGGCAAGCAATAGTCCTCTAGTACTGCCATGTGAAGCAGGCTTTATGGAGTACATAATTGATTTAATCCAAAGGCGTATGACTAAAGATGTAGAGAAAGCATTGCTAATATCCATCGCTAACATTCGCTGCTCATCATCTATCAGTCCTCATCAAGCAATTACAAGTCAACAATTACCAATCTGCAGCTTCTAATATTCTGTTTTGCAATTGATCTGCATAAGTGTACAGAAATTTTAGAAAAAAGATTTGTAAGACTCTCTTCAATATGAATCAATTAGCGTTTGGACACCACATCTTGCACTTACTGTTTTATCGAATAAGTATTTGCAAGCAATTCTAAGCAAGGGATGCACAATTTTATTCATTAGATTTTTCTTTCTGGGTCTAAGACTGCCATGTCATTGCAGGGATTCTACATCCACACAGTGAtcttaataattttcttttaaaaaaatatatttcaccATGGCTTAATTCttgtaaataattaaaaatcaaagCCCCTATATACCAATTCCTGTAAAGGATTAATCCTTGGATAAAGTGTGTCCCATTGTCTTCAGTTCTTGAAAGCTGTCATTAACTCTGTTAAAGAATTCATTCATAGATTGAAGAGCTGGAAGACATTGTGGGTCCTGTCATAAAATTATAGCAAAAAATATGTCTAACCAGTCCAAATTTTCTTTCTCACCAAAGTTCATCATGTCCGTAActaccatttttttttatttgcatatgTAAATCAAAAACCAAATCAACATCAGCTTCTAAACACTTATCTTAGCAGAATGAGGTTCAAGGTTAATAATgttaacaaaaacctcaagaaattttcttcttgaatttaTCTTGCcagttataaatataattaaaaaactcTTATCATGAAACAGATCATGTTTAAGtatttaactaaaaaaaattaaatttaaatatattttaattaaacgatttgatttttttaaaaaatgtttttatagattaatttaaaaaataatttaaaaaaattgttttagggATAAATTAATAACAGTGAATGAAATTAacccattaaaaataatttctttttattaCCATTATAGCTATCACCTGAATTATTGGTTAATCATATATAATATGATTTTATCTATTTAGTTttaaacttataaaattttatttgtccTGTTCTGatttaagttgtttgaataatggtacactaaattatcaataaaatttaatcatttaCAATATGTATTATGTATTAGTCATGAGTTCATAGGACTCATAGTTTAGTTTAAGGCAatctaatataaataatataatttttattatttacttattatattatattgaataaaatataattaaataataaaaaatatttaattatgtagTCTAGTTATAAAAGATGACAATAGTAATATTAgttaaaaaaaagtaaattaattaatgCATCTTAAAAAAGCCTAAAACTCTTCCTATGGCAATAGGTTTATTATATAAAAGTAATGTATATGTACATTGTtttgaaatatttttaattattaaaaataaataaaatatatcataaattatattaaaattaaagtaaatttaaTGTAGTATTTATAGCAAAAGGAAGGCGCaagaaatattgttaaaaaataaataatttattgttaCACTTTCCTTATATTGAGATGAAAGTCTGATAACTCATTAATATAATGTTGgtgtataaaataaaatttattttatcataaAACAAATtcatcttaaaattaatttaagaaaGACAATAATAATTAATGCAACTTTAATCATTAAATAGTTaaataattcaaaattaattataatgacaataataaaaaataaaa
This is a stretch of genomic DNA from Hevea brasiliensis isolate MT/VB/25A 57/8 chromosome 12, ASM3005281v1, whole genome shotgun sequence. It encodes these proteins:
- the LOC110637975 gene encoding auxin-responsive protein SAUR63-like; its protein translation is MISAKKLIKLARKWQRMVSLRRKTITLPRNTEIVDAENCSTSCPGEKGHFVVYTIDQRRFVLPLEYLKSDIVKELFDLAEEEFGLASNSPLVLPCEAGFMEYIIDLIQRRMTKDVEKALLISIANIRCSSSISPHQAITSQQLPICSF